The following proteins are co-located in the Bacteroidales bacterium genome:
- a CDS encoding ABC transporter permease: MLKNYFLVACRNFLRNKLFTVVNILGLATGLACFLLISLYVENELSYDKHHGQSDLIYRITLDGSFGGNDIRTATTGGRVGELAENEIPEILSHATVFRAPESVLLRVGEKQFYQDGILYADSGFFNLFTYDFLSGDPLRALAHPYSVVITEALAKKCFGDADPLGQVIEWDNQHNMVVQGVVRDPVHNSHLRFNAMASLTTFQTDRRMWHHVNSLSIFITHNYILVQKGTPVDLLASKLTEMIQNQMRETIEQYNLRIELVPQPITDIYLTSKLIQELGENSDYSRIYIFSAIALLILTIACINFINLSTATSSKRAREVGIRKVFGAERSMLFRQFILESFIITFIAMLVALAVVEVCFPYFREFAGIAVEISWWSHKKLALLLLGLLLTVGLMSGFYPALVLSAFQPVKVLKGKLFKHSARPVFRNVLVIVQFTISVLIIFSAVVIYRQMDYLGKKDLGIEISQVIIAPLRDRNLISRYETLQSELRNVPGVVDVSASSTVMGTFDQRQTYYPEGSTRQHAEMLSYLQTDYNFLEVYQAELMQGRSFSKTRNIDSASIIINESMARKFGWDEPLGKHLILPGGGEEASDQRYKVIGVVKDFHFTSLHNNIEPLLIELNPLYFRNLNIRIEIENMQSTLSRIESKWLSLVPDRPFDYFFFDERFNSLYMAEQKMSGIFMYFSFLALFIASLGLFGLALYTTERRTKEIGVRKVFGAPVIKIVFKLLAGFTQWVLLANLIAWPLSWYFMHKWLQNFAYQTQISWWIFLIPASITLLIAVATVSWQSFRTATQNPVKALSYE, from the coding sequence GCCGGAATTTTTTACGTAACAAGTTATTTACAGTGGTCAATATCCTGGGCCTCGCAACCGGACTGGCCTGCTTTCTCCTGATATCCTTATATGTGGAAAATGAACTCAGCTACGACAAGCACCACGGGCAAAGTGATCTTATCTATCGCATCACACTTGATGGAAGTTTTGGAGGCAATGATATCCGCACTGCCACAACCGGTGGCAGGGTGGGCGAACTTGCTGAAAACGAAATCCCTGAAATATTATCTCATGCCACTGTGTTCAGAGCACCTGAGTCGGTTCTGCTGCGTGTTGGAGAAAAGCAATTTTACCAGGATGGCATCCTATATGCCGATTCGGGCTTTTTTAACTTATTTACATACGACTTCCTGAGCGGCGACCCTTTGCGTGCTTTGGCACATCCATATTCAGTTGTAATTACGGAGGCATTGGCGAAGAAATGTTTCGGCGATGCAGATCCCCTGGGTCAGGTCATTGAATGGGACAATCAGCACAATATGGTTGTGCAGGGTGTGGTTCGTGATCCGGTTCACAATTCACACCTGCGTTTTAATGCCATGGCTTCACTCACTACTTTTCAGACTGACCGGCGTATGTGGCATCATGTAAACAGCCTTTCAATTTTTATTACGCATAATTATATCCTGGTTCAGAAAGGAACTCCAGTGGACCTGCTTGCTTCCAAGCTCACTGAAATGATTCAAAATCAAATGCGGGAAACCATTGAGCAGTATAACCTTCGGATAGAACTTGTTCCGCAGCCCATTACCGATATTTATCTGACCTCAAAACTGATTCAGGAACTGGGAGAAAACAGCGATTATTCACGTATCTACATTTTCTCGGCCATCGCTTTGCTGATCCTGACGATTGCCTGTATCAATTTCATCAACCTTTCAACTGCCACTTCCTCCAAACGTGCCCGGGAAGTGGGCATACGTAAAGTTTTTGGGGCAGAGCGTTCAATGCTTTTCAGGCAGTTTATACTTGAATCATTCATCATTACATTTATTGCCATGTTGGTGGCGCTTGCCGTTGTAGAAGTCTGTTTTCCATACTTCAGGGAATTTGCCGGCATTGCGGTGGAAATATCATGGTGGAGCCATAAAAAACTGGCCCTGCTCCTGCTGGGTCTGCTGCTTACAGTTGGCCTGATGTCTGGTTTCTATCCTGCCCTGGTTTTATCAGCTTTTCAACCTGTGAAGGTGCTTAAAGGCAAACTTTTCAAACACTCAGCACGTCCGGTTTTCAGGAATGTACTGGTAATTGTGCAGTTTACCATTTCGGTTCTGATCATTTTCAGCGCCGTGGTCATATATCGTCAAATGGATTACCTTGGTAAAAAAGACCTGGGAATTGAAATCAGCCAGGTGATCATTGCACCGCTACGCGACAGAAATCTGATCTCGCGTTATGAAACCCTGCAAAGTGAATTACGGAATGTGCCTGGTGTGGTTGATGTTTCGGCTTCATCAACCGTAATGGGAACTTTCGACCAACGCCAGACTTATTATCCCGAAGGCAGCACACGCCAACATGCTGAGATGCTTAGCTATCTGCAAACGGATTATAATTTCCTGGAAGTTTACCAGGCCGAACTGATGCAGGGAAGAAGTTTTAGTAAAACCAGAAATATTGACTCTGCTTCAATTATAATCAATGAATCCATGGCCAGGAAATTTGGCTGGGATGAACCATTAGGCAAACATCTGATACTCCCCGGAGGAGGAGAAGAAGCCAGCGACCAGCGTTACAAAGTGATAGGGGTAGTTAAAGATTTCCATTTCACCTCGCTGCACAACAATATTGAGCCTTTACTTATCGAATTGAACCCGCTTTATTTCAGGAATCTGAACATCCGGATTGAAATTGAGAACATGCAAAGCACTTTATCGCGGATCGAAAGCAAATGGCTGAGCCTGGTTCCCGACCGGCCTTTTGATTATTTCTTCTTCGACGAACGTTTTAACAGCCTCTACATGGCCGAGCAAAAGATGAGTGGAATTTTTATGTATTTCTCTTTCCTGGCCCTTTTTATTGCCTCGCTGGGTTTGTTCGGACTGGCGCTTTATACTACTGAGCGGCGCACCAAAGAAATAGGTGTGCGAAAAGTTTTCGGTGCACCTGTAATAAAAATTGTGTTTAAGCTGTTGGCCGGGTTCACACAATGGGTTCTACTTGCCAACCTCATTGCCTGGCCGCTTTCATGGTATTTCATGCACAAATGGTTGCAGAACTTCGCATATCAAACGCAAATCTCTTGGTGGATTTTTCTGATTCCAGCCAGTATTACC